The Rosa rugosa chromosome 1, drRosRugo1.1, whole genome shotgun sequence genomic sequence ACATAACACATACCGTAAGTTCATAACCAATTAAACATCACCtaattaattcaaacataaaagTGAATTGATTAGCATGCAAAGAGTGATCGAGACTGACAGAGCTTGAGCTGTCAGAGCGTTGAAGCGGGACGCTGTGAACGCCGGCCGTTGGTGCATTGAAGCCAGTGGGACCAGTGGCGGTGCCATGAGTTCCGTAGCCTGTACCAGTTGTGCTATGAGTCCCGTACCCCGTTCCGGTGGTGTCATGAGTTCCGTACCCTGTTCTAGTGTCATGAGTGCCGTACCCGGTGGCTGCTTCGGTTACACCATGGTGAACAGGGTCCTCAGTCCGGCGGATCGGGTTTCCGAACTCGTCGGTGGTCTTGTCTCTGCCGTACTCGCTCTGGTAATGCGCCATATATGTTGATCAGTTTCCCAAAGA encodes the following:
- the LOC133717296 gene encoding dehydrin DHN1-like — protein: MAHYQSEYGRDKTTDEFGNPIRRTEDPVHHGVTEAATGYGTHDTRTGYGTHDTTGTGYGTHSTTGTGYGTHGTATGPTGFNAPTAGVHSVPLQRSDSSSSSEDDGYGGRRKKKGLKEKIKEKLPGGTHGSEDRYGATTTPYGGQHQEKGMMDKIKEKLPGHH